The DNA window ACAGGACACTTGAGTTCGAGTTTGGTatcggcgtcttcttctctggcgcTGAGCTTGACTTTGTTAGACCGGCAGGGTATCTCTCTCTTAGAGCTCCCAGTAGTTCTTCGGTAACGGCTGAGAATGTGTCCAGGGCAtcgacaaagaggaagattGTGTGTATGCCGTATTTGAATCGCAAGGAGAGTTtcgcatcatcagcatcagcggGCTACCAGATTTAGCATTGTGGCAATTCCCGCGTGAGAGGGGAATGTACCATCTTGACTTGGGTGAGTTCTCACTCTTTACAACGAATTATCCTCTGCGTCCTTGAAAATTGTCTCCTGATGGCGAAATAGAGCAAAGGCGTGATGCATGTGGTTCATCAAGAGTCAACTGAGATGAGTGACGAAGTGTTGGGCGCGGAGTCACGTGAAAGCGCGTAAAGTGCTTGCCTTGCAGCTAGAAGAAGTAGCGACATGGCACACGGAAAAACCTGCGATACGGGGAGCAGCTTCTTATCCTTATCGGCATTTGATATGCCACTACTACTTTGTACATAGCTTCAGGACATGCGATTCGACAGCTTGGAGCTGCAATTGCTGAAGCAATCGGAACAGCGCAGCGGCACACGCTCAACTAATCAGAAGCAAACGTCAAGGTCCCTTTTGCGCCTGGGGACGCCGGGCTCTCGTCTGCCGTCGAGGCTTTACGGATATCTATCCAGCTCATCGCAGCTCGTCAACCAACCGTTACAGAAGCCACAGCCACGGCCATGGCGAGatcctccagcagcgacggcatCCTCCTCAGCGCGCCTCGATCCAGGGCCGCCAATGCCCCTCAGGCCCAGCCCGCGTTCCCTGCCGAGCCTCATCCACGACTGGCCATCATGACGCCCAGCCGCCTCCTGCTCGGCTCCGTCGCCTCCAGCTTCGTCGGCTTCAGTCTCGGGGCCCTCCAGGGTGGGCAGATGGCGCAGCTGCGGTTCCGGGCAGAGCACGCGCACAAGATGCCCGACACGACGGCGGGCTGGTACCTGTACCACAAGTCGAAGAACTATCACGCCATGCAAGGCGGCATCCGCGAGGGGTTCCGCATGGGGCTCAA is part of the Trichoderma atroviride chromosome 1, complete sequence genome and encodes:
- a CDS encoding uncharacterized protein (EggNog:ENOG41), with product MPADADDAKLSLRFKYGIHTIFLFVDALDTFSAVTEELLGALRERYPAGLTKSSSAPEKKTPIPNSNSSVLYGVLRVPTDPSRGWKALNVGEDAFGTVTEAGLKDNSIVAFMFDDEDPHRKNLAFPVEWPQEDEELYD
- a CDS encoding uncharacterized protein (EggNog:ENOG41~TransMembrane:2 (i45-62o136-153i)); this encodes MARSSSSDGILLSAPRSRAANAPQAQPAFPAEPHPRLAIMTPSRLLLGSVASSFVGFSLGALQGGQMAQLRFRAEHAHKMPDTTAGWYLYHKSKNYHAMQGGIREGFRMGLKTGFWSLMALSLESTVDRYRGSSDMFSTVVATLTVAGAFSLWHRFSLSTAARTAKYGLVFGLAYGGVQDLVGLARGRPIGYVELIRRRFGSGSREGKRSDDDGHV